AATCGATCATCAGCGTAAATGAGTTTTTAAATTTAAAAGAAGGCGATATTTTAAGGCTTGATAGAGGAGCTGATGATAAGGCGATCGTTTGTATCGATAAAAAAGAAGTTTTCTTAGCTGAAGTTGGGCTTCATAGATTTAGAAAATCTATAAGGATTGAGCAATTAATACGCTCTGATAAAGATGAGATCAAAAATATCTTAGAAAAATACGAAGAAGAGCGAAAAGCGAAGCTAATGGCGTATGAAGCTAATGAGCGCAAAATGGAAGAAGAAGAGGACGACGAAGATGATGAATGATTTTTTTAATATATTTTCTAATGAATTAAAAGCTACTATCGAAGGACTTACGGGCAGAGCTCCAGAGGTTGGTGAAAGAAATGAATTTGATGCACCAACGCAAAATGGCATAAAGCCGCCGGTAGTGATGGCCAATATCTCTTTGAGTGGCGACATCAATGCTAAAACAGAGATAGTATGCACTCCAGTTTTAATAAGTGCCATTAGCGAATGGATGATGGGCGAAGAGGAAATTTCAAAGAATGAAAATTTAGGCAGTGATGAGCTTGACGCTGCAAAAGAGATATTTTCAAATCTTTTTAGTGCCTTTAGTACATCTTTGGGTGCTCAAAAGGGTATGCCAAAGATAAATTTTGAAGTAATAAATGTAAATTTTTTAGATGAAAATTCTTCGCTTGATTTTAGTGTTTATGAAAAGCTATTTTTATTTAATGTAAAAATCGAAGATCTAAGCGAGCATATCGGTTTTGCTTGCGATCATTCGCTAATGAAATTTTTTGAGCCAACAAAGACCGAAGCACCAGCTGCACCAGCAAGCACTCCTCACGTAGCTAAGGGCGATTTTAGCGCTGAAGAGATGAGAAATATCGGGCTTATAATGGACGTTAGGCTGCCTATTCGTGTTCGTATCGGCTCAAAAAGAATGCTTTTAAAAGATGTGCTTACCATGGATATTGGCTCAGTTATCGAGTTAAATCAATTAGCAAACGATCCGCTTGAAATTTTGATCGGAGATAAGGTAATAGCCCTTGGCGAAGTTGTCATAATCGATGGAAATTTTGGCATCCAGATCACTCAGATAGGCTCAAAACGCGAGAGGCTTCAACAGTTAAAATAATGAATAATGAATTAGTTAGCGATCTTTTAAATTTTCCAAACGTCTTAAAATATAAAAATAAAAATGTTACCTTCTTTGGCTCGGCTAGATTTGATGAAGAAAATTTCTACTGCAAAAAGGCTTATGAACTAGCTTATAAGCTAAACGCGCTAGGGTATGCCATCTTAACTGGTGGTGGGGACGGCATAATGAGAGCTGCGAACAAGGGCGCATTTGACAGTGCAAAATCGCCAAGCATAGCCCTAAATGTGAGACTTCCGTTTGAACAAAATACAAACCCTTACGTCACGGCAAAATATCTCTTTTCAAATTTAAGCCCAAGAAAATTTGCACTCACCGATCGCTCAGTCGCATTTGTCGTCTTTCCGGGCGGCTTTGGTACTCTTGATGAACTTTTTGAAATTTTAGTACTTGCTCAAGTTGGTAGCAAAAAAGTAAAAATTTTTCTTTTTGGGAGTGAGTTTTGGCAAGGGCTTGATGAATTTATAAAAAATACGCTAGTTAGTCAAAAAACAATAAAAAAAGAAGATATAAATTTATACAAAATCACCGATGATTTAGAGCTTATTGCAAACGAAATTTTGGCTATTTAAAAATAAGATATAAAATATCCCCTTTTAAATTTCAAAGAGGTAAAAAATATGAAAGTAATGGTCGCAATGAGCGGTGGTGTAGATAGCACTATGACGGCTAAATTTCTGCAAGAAGCTGGTCATGAAGTGCAAGGTTGCTATATGATGCTACATCAAAAGCCAGGATATCACGAAGAAAATATCAGAAAAGTAAAAAAAGTAGGCGAGTATCTTGGCATAAAGGTACATATTTTGGATCTGCAGGATAAATTTAACGAGTTTGTCTATGATCCTTTTGTGAAGCTCTATAAAGAGGGCAAGACGCCAAATCCTTGTGCTTTGTGCAATAAATTTATAAAGCTTGGTGCGTTGCTTGATTTTGCAAAGGCAAATGGCTGTGAGAAGCTCGCTACTGGGCATTATGTGCAAGTTATTGATGGATTTATCACATGTGCAAAAGATCCTAGCAAGGATCAAAGCTACTTTTTAGCCCAAGTGCCAAAAGAGATATTAAAAGATGTTATTTTCCCGCTTGGGGATAAATTTAAAAAAGATATAAAAGAGCTTGCAAGAAGTGTAAAAGTGCTTGAAGAATTTGCTACGCAGGCAGAAAGTAGCGAAATTTGCTTTGTGGAAGATACCTATATCGAAGTTTTAAATAAGCATTACAATACAAATTTACCAGGAAATGTGGTTGATAAAGATGGCAAAATAATCGGCCGCCACCAAGGCTATATGCACTATACTATCGGTAAACGCCGTGGTTTTGAGGTTTTTGGTGCTCATGAGCCACATTTTGTTATAAAGATAAATGCCGATAAAAATGAGATCGTTGTGGGAACAAAAGATGACCTGGCTCAAAAAGTAGTCGAGCTTGAAAACGTAAATTTGTTTATAGATAAAGATAAATTTGATTGCGAAACCAAGATAAGATATAGAAGCCCTAAACTTGATGCTTTTGTTGAGGTTGATAAAGAGAATAAAACAGCAAAACTAACGCTAAATCAAAATGCACTTGGTGTGGCACAAGGCCAGCTTTGTGTTATGTATGATGGCGATAAGGTTATTGCAAGTGGATTTATAAAAGGCTAGTTGTAGCCTTTTATAAAAATTTATTGGGCTCTGTACAATTTTTTATAAATTAAGCTAAAATTTATTGACAAAACATATCTTTTCGTCTATAATACGAGCTCTTTTCAAGTGTTCCGGATTAGCTCAGCGGTAGAGTAGGTGACTGTTAATCACTTGGTCGCTGGTTCGAACCCAGCATCCGGAGCCATTTACTTATAAAAATCCCTTTTAAACCCCGATTTTACCGATGTTTTGAGAGCTTTAAGCTTTACTGGTTTTATTAAATTTGTTCCCTATTTGTTCCTAAATTTTTTTAATATTCCAATTTCTCACTATGTTTTCTAAGTCAATCTAAGATACCTTATTTTTGTTTTTAAAAACATGAAAATAATTTTTTACTCTCAACTGCTCTAAAATACCCTAAGGAACCATAGGGTATTAATTTTTTTCAAAAACTATCCAAAAACCGCTTAAAATGATAAAAGTAAATGAAAAGTACATATAATTAGTTATATAAGAATAAGCAGAAGGATAAAATGGGATGCTTAACGAACTATATAACGATGCAGAGTACAAAACGCTTCTTGAGCACATATCTAGTCAATATAAAGGAAAGGTGGTTTTAGACAGAAAGCAAACCGCAGCGGTTCTTGGTATTGGTATATCCACTCTTGATCTTCGTATATCGCAGGGTAGGGATATTCCTCGCTACATTAAAATGGGCGATGCGAAAAATTCTCGTATAGCTTTTGCGATCACTGATATTGCGGCTTATATTTTTCAAAAAAGGGTTAAAACATGCTCTTAATTCCTATAGTAGATAATAAAGAAAAGGACTAAAAATGAGTAATGCCCTTCAAATCGATGGACACAATGTGGTTCTTTGCGTTAGAAGCGAGTTTTTAACTTTAAGAAGGGCTATCGTACGATACGAGCACAATGTTAGAGAGGTCGAGCACGCCTCTAAGATCGGATATCTTAGAGGTAACAGCCGAAATAATAGATACATAGTGCTTAGCGAGTATAATGACAACGGCCACATGCGAGAGATCGCAGCCGGAGATAAAGAATTTAGCGATAAGAAATATATAAAAGCGCTTTTGAGAAAATATTACGAAAAGATGAAAGCCGACTACGAAGCCCAATCAAAAACCTATAAAAACGGCAAGGTAGTAAAGAATCGTTGGCGAGAAAACATGGTAGGATTTTCAGAGGTAGTTATTAGCTTTGGTACTCAAAGACCAAAAGAACCCAAAGAAGGTTTAAGCCAAATCGAGACAAATTTTATCAACGCCCAGGTTTCGCTTGATAGAGTTAGAAGATTCGCAAACGATTATTGCGCTAAATATGGCGTTAAATGCCTGCTAATCGCTGAGCATAACGACGAAAAGACCAAGCATTATCAGCTTATTTTTACGAATTATCAATTTGAAAATCACAAAAACCTTAGGTTTAACGGCAAGGGCGAAACGAAAGACTTTGGTAGAAGTATGCAGGAAATGGGAGGGGCGGCGTTTGAAGGCGTAGCAATGCGTGGCGAAATCGGCAGTAAGGCAAGACATAAAAATTTAAAGCAAATGCACAAAACAGAAAAAGAATATAGCGACGAGCAAAAGCTAAAAAAGAAAATAAAGCAACTCGTAATTAAGCAAGCAAAGAAGTATATAAAAAAAGAAAAACCTATATTCGGTAAAGAATATTTTAGAATAGAAACCGAGGACGACAAAGCTTTTGTAGAAGATCTTGCAAATTTGGTATTAGAGCAAATGCAAAATAAGATAAGTATAATTACCGACGGCAAACTAAAACAAACGGTCGAGGAATTAACCAAGCAACTTTTAAATAAAGGCGAGATAATATCAAAAAATAATAAACTAGAGCAATCTAATGAAGAGCTAGTCCGAGAGAATAAAAAGCTAAAAGAGCTAAACGCAAATCTAAACAACCAAGACGAAATTAATTTACAAATAAGCAACCTCTCGGCCGAGCTAATCCAAAAATATAACGAAAACATTAAACTGCAAAATCAAATAAAAAGCTTTGAAGCAGATAAAGAAAAAATAGACGAATTAAAACAAAAAGCAAGTCAAAGCGACATACTAAAAAGCGAGCTTGAAAGAGCCAACGAAGAGCTAAAAAACAAAGAAGGAGTAAACCGATACTTAAAAGAAAGAAACGAGGGGCTAGAAGCATCG
This genomic interval from Campylobacter concisus contains the following:
- the fliY gene encoding flagellar motor switch protein FliY, translated to MMNDFFNIFSNELKATIEGLTGRAPEVGERNEFDAPTQNGIKPPVVMANISLSGDINAKTEIVCTPVLISAISEWMMGEEEISKNENLGSDELDAAKEIFSNLFSAFSTSLGAQKGMPKINFEVINVNFLDENSSLDFSVYEKLFLFNVKIEDLSEHIGFACDHSLMKFFEPTKTEAPAAPASTPHVAKGDFSAEEMRNIGLIMDVRLPIRVRIGSKRMLLKDVLTMDIGSVIELNQLANDPLEILIGDKVIALGEVVIIDGNFGIQITQIGSKRERLQQLK
- a CDS encoding LOG family protein, with the protein product MNNELVSDLLNFPNVLKYKNKNVTFFGSARFDEENFYCKKAYELAYKLNALGYAILTGGGDGIMRAANKGAFDSAKSPSIALNVRLPFEQNTNPYVTAKYLFSNLSPRKFALTDRSVAFVVFPGGFGTLDELFEILVLAQVGSKKVKIFLFGSEFWQGLDEFIKNTLVSQKTIKKEDINLYKITDDLELIANEILAI
- the mnmA gene encoding tRNA 2-thiouridine(34) synthase MnmA; the protein is MKVMVAMSGGVDSTMTAKFLQEAGHEVQGCYMMLHQKPGYHEENIRKVKKVGEYLGIKVHILDLQDKFNEFVYDPFVKLYKEGKTPNPCALCNKFIKLGALLDFAKANGCEKLATGHYVQVIDGFITCAKDPSKDQSYFLAQVPKEILKDVIFPLGDKFKKDIKELARSVKVLEEFATQAESSEICFVEDTYIEVLNKHYNTNLPGNVVDKDGKIIGRHQGYMHYTIGKRRGFEVFGAHEPHFVIKINADKNEIVVGTKDDLAQKVVELENVNLFIDKDKFDCETKIRYRSPKLDAFVEVDKENKTAKLTLNQNALGVAQGQLCVMYDGDKVIASGFIKG
- a CDS encoding helix-turn-helix transcriptional regulator; protein product: MLNELYNDAEYKTLLEHISSQYKGKVVLDRKQTAAVLGIGISTLDLRISQGRDIPRYIKMGDAKNSRIAFAITDIAAYIFQKRVKTCS